A part of Streptomyces sp. SLBN-31 genomic DNA contains:
- a CDS encoding LLM class flavin-dependent oxidoreductase, which produces MSLRLSTVILPYRRWHEGGRSAWQRAEQLGFHTAYTYDHLSWRTFRDGPWFGAVPTLTAAAAVTDRMRLGTLVTSPNFRHPVTLAKELISLDDISGGRVTLGIGAGGTGFDATALGQEPWTPRERADRLAEFVPLLDRLLTEDAVSYEGDYYSAHEARNIPGCVQRPRLPFAVAATGPRGMRLAARHGQAWVTTGDPRLYENGTPEQSVQAIRGQVEKLADACAETGREVAGMDRVLLTGFTPDRGRPLQSLEAFVDFAGRHRELGFTEIVIHWPVPDSVFAADEKVFEQIAMEASSRLG; this is translated from the coding sequence ATGAGTCTGCGTCTGAGCACCGTGATCCTCCCCTACCGGCGCTGGCACGAGGGCGGCCGTTCGGCATGGCAGCGGGCGGAGCAACTCGGCTTCCACACCGCCTACACCTACGACCACCTGTCCTGGCGGACCTTCCGCGACGGCCCGTGGTTCGGTGCCGTGCCGACGCTCACCGCGGCCGCTGCCGTGACGGACCGAATGCGGCTGGGCACGCTGGTGACCTCACCGAACTTCCGTCACCCGGTGACCCTCGCCAAGGAACTGATCTCCCTCGACGACATCTCGGGCGGCCGGGTCACCCTCGGCATCGGCGCCGGCGGCACCGGCTTCGACGCCACCGCGCTCGGCCAGGAACCCTGGACGCCGCGCGAGCGCGCCGACCGGCTCGCCGAGTTCGTGCCGCTGCTGGACCGGCTGCTGACCGAGGACGCGGTGTCGTACGAGGGCGACTACTACTCGGCGCACGAGGCCCGCAACATCCCCGGGTGCGTGCAGCGCCCCCGGCTGCCCTTCGCGGTGGCCGCGACCGGGCCGCGCGGCATGAGGCTCGCCGCCCGCCACGGGCAGGCGTGGGTGACCACCGGCGACCCCCGGCTGTACGAGAACGGCACTCCCGAACAATCGGTTCAGGCCATTCGCGGCCAGGTCGAGAAGCTGGCCGACGCCTGCGCAGAGACCGGCCGGGAGGTGGCCGGAATGGACCGGGTGCTGCTCACCGGGTTCACCCCGGACCGCGGCCGCCCGCTGCAGTCGCTGGAAGCGTTCGTGGACTTCGCCGGCCGCCACCGTGAGCTGGGCTTCACGGAGATCGTGATCCACTGGCCCGTCCCGGACTCGGTCTTCGCCGCCGACGAGAAGGTCTTCGAACAGATCGCCATGGAGGCCTCGAGCCGCCTCGGCTGA
- a CDS encoding HAD hydrolase family protein — protein MRENGRVTSATRQPETPAAAVPPRLIATDLDGTLLRDDKSVSPRTVAALAAAEEAGVEVFFVTGRPARWMDVVSDHVHGHGLAICGNGAAVVDLHGGPGAHRFVKVRELARENALDAVRLLREAAPGTVYAVEQTYGFHQEPDYPKLHMEIPDELAPAEDLLAPDGPGATEPVLKILAYHPTLDPDGFLTTARLALGDRANVTRSSPSALLEISGPGVSKASTLALCCAERGISHEEVVAFGDMPNDVEMLTWAGRSYAMGNAHPDVIAAASGRTVANNDDGVAVVIERMLAQRA, from the coding sequence ATGCGGGAGAATGGGCGGGTGACCTCAGCGACTCGACAGCCCGAGACCCCGGCCGCAGCCGTCCCGCCCCGGCTCATAGCCACCGATCTCGACGGGACCCTGCTGCGGGACGACAAGTCGGTCTCCCCACGCACGGTTGCCGCCCTCGCCGCCGCCGAGGAGGCGGGCGTCGAGGTCTTCTTCGTCACCGGCCGCCCGGCCCGCTGGATGGACGTCGTCAGCGACCATGTCCACGGCCACGGCCTGGCGATCTGCGGCAACGGCGCCGCCGTGGTCGACCTGCACGGCGGCCCCGGCGCCCACCGGTTCGTGAAGGTGCGGGAACTGGCGCGGGAGAACGCGCTGGACGCCGTACGGCTGCTGCGCGAGGCGGCCCCCGGCACGGTGTACGCGGTCGAGCAGACCTACGGCTTCCATCAGGAGCCCGACTATCCCAAGCTGCACATGGAGATCCCGGACGAGCTCGCGCCCGCCGAGGACCTGCTCGCGCCGGACGGCCCCGGTGCCACCGAACCCGTGCTGAAGATCCTCGCCTATCACCCCACGCTCGACCCGGACGGTTTCCTGACCACGGCCCGCCTCGCCCTCGGCGACCGCGCCAACGTCACCCGGTCCAGCCCCAGCGCCCTGCTGGAGATCAGCGGTCCCGGCGTCTCCAAGGCCAGCACGCTCGCCCTGTGCTGCGCCGAGCGCGGCATCTCCCACGAGGAGGTCGTCGCCTTCGGTGACATGCCGAACGACGTCGAGATGCTGACCTGGGCGGGCCGGTCGTACGCCATGGGCAACGCCCACCCTGACGTCATCGCCGCCGCCTCGGGCCGCACGGTCGCCAACAATGACGACGGCGTGGCGGTCGTGATCGAACGGATGCTGGCCCAGCGGGCATAG
- the cydD gene encoding thiol reductant ABC exporter subunit CydD: protein MKPIDPRLLRYARATRLFMVAVVGLGAVGAALVIAQAMLIAETVVGAFQHGLSVGELRTPLLLLVAVAGGRALVSWLTELAAHRASAAVKSELRGRLLERAVALGPGWLSGQRTGSLVALATRGVDALDDYFSRYLPQLGLAIVVPVAVLARIVTEDWVSAAIIVGTLPLIPVFMMLIGWATQSRMDRQWRLLSRLSGHFLDVVAGLPTLKVFGRAKAQAESIKRITGEYRQATMRTLRIAFISSFALELLSTLSVALVAVTIGMRLVHGDMDLYIGLVILVLAPEAYLPLRQVGAQYHAAAEGLAAAEEIFAVLEAPVPAPGTTAVPAGRIAFEGLRVRYPGRAENAVSDVSFVVEPGETVALVGPSGAGKSTLLHVLLGFVPVTEGRVRIGGVDLADADLGQWRSQVAWVPQRPHLFAGTIAENVRLARPEADDAAVRRALGDAGALPFVDALPDGADTVLGEDGAGLSAGQRQRLALARAFLADRPVLLLDEPTAALDGATEAEVVEAVRRLAVGRTVLLVVHRPALLRVADRVVRLEEPTVPAVVEERVSAAPRAEQPAVVSDLAQGEAAAGEPTATSGSVLARVRAMSGPRRSRLALALLLGALALGSAVGLMATSGWLISRASQQPPVLYLMVAVTATRAFGIGRAVFRYAERLVSHDAVLRMLADTRVAVYRRLERLAPAGLRRTRRGDLLSRLVADVDALQDYWLRWLLPAGAAVIVSAGSVGFTAWLLPEAGAALAVGLVAAGVGVPLVTGAVARRAERRLAPARGELATRVTDLLTGTAELTVAGALPARTAEARRADGVLTRIASRAATATALGDGLTALISGLTVAATALAGAQGVADGRLSGVAMAVVVLTPLAAFEAVLGLPLAVQYRQRVRRSAERVYEVLDAPEPVREPELPRQAPATPFPLAVRGLTARHAGQDRDALAGVDLTLDQGRRIAVVGPSGSGKTTLAQVLLRFLDAGTGSYTLAGVDAYALDGDDVRRLVGLCAQDAHLFDSSVRENLLLAKKDATDGELRDALRRARLLTWADSLPDGLDTLVGEHGARLSGGQRQRLALARALLADFPVLVLDEPAEHLDLATADALTADLLAATEGRTTLLITHRLAGLEAVDEVVVLDAGRVVQRGAYAELAAVAGPLRDMVRREAETESLVGTP from the coding sequence GTGAAACCGATCGACCCGCGTCTGCTCCGATACGCCCGTGCCACCCGGCTGTTCATGGTGGCAGTCGTCGGCCTGGGTGCCGTCGGAGCGGCGCTGGTCATCGCTCAGGCGATGCTCATCGCCGAGACGGTGGTCGGTGCGTTCCAGCACGGTCTGTCGGTCGGTGAACTGCGCACTCCCCTGCTGCTGTTGGTGGCCGTGGCGGGCGGCCGGGCCCTGGTCTCCTGGCTCACCGAACTCGCCGCCCATCGGGCGAGCGCCGCCGTGAAGTCGGAACTGCGGGGGCGGTTGCTGGAGCGGGCCGTCGCGCTGGGACCCGGTTGGCTGAGCGGGCAGCGGACCGGATCGCTCGTCGCCCTGGCCACCCGCGGCGTCGACGCCCTCGACGACTACTTCTCCCGCTACCTGCCGCAGTTGGGGCTCGCGATCGTCGTACCCGTGGCCGTGCTGGCCCGCATCGTCACCGAGGACTGGGTCTCGGCGGCGATCATCGTGGGGACTTTGCCACTGATCCCAGTCTTCATGATGCTGATCGGCTGGGCCACCCAGTCGCGCATGGACCGTCAATGGCGGCTGCTGTCGCGGCTGTCCGGGCACTTCCTGGACGTGGTGGCCGGGCTGCCGACGCTGAAGGTGTTCGGGCGGGCCAAGGCGCAGGCCGAGTCGATCAAACGCATCACCGGCGAGTACCGGCAGGCGACCATGCGGACGCTGCGGATCGCCTTCATCTCGTCCTTCGCGCTGGAACTGCTCTCCACCCTCTCGGTGGCGCTGGTCGCCGTGACGATCGGTATGCGACTGGTCCACGGCGACATGGACCTGTACATCGGGCTCGTCATCCTGGTGCTGGCGCCCGAGGCGTATCTGCCGTTGCGGCAGGTGGGTGCGCAGTACCACGCGGCGGCGGAGGGTCTGGCGGCCGCCGAGGAGATCTTCGCCGTCCTGGAGGCCCCCGTGCCGGCGCCCGGTACGACGGCCGTGCCGGCGGGGCGCATCGCCTTCGAGGGGCTGAGGGTCCGGTACCCGGGGCGGGCCGAGAACGCCGTGTCGGACGTCTCCTTCGTCGTCGAGCCCGGTGAGACGGTGGCGCTCGTCGGCCCGAGCGGCGCGGGCAAGTCGACGCTGCTGCACGTGCTGCTCGGTTTTGTGCCGGTGACCGAGGGCCGGGTGCGGATCGGCGGCGTGGATCTCGCGGACGCCGACCTCGGCCAGTGGCGCTCGCAAGTCGCGTGGGTGCCGCAGCGGCCGCACCTGTTCGCCGGAACGATCGCAGAAAACGTACGGCTGGCCCGCCCCGAGGCCGACGACGCCGCGGTGCGCCGGGCGCTGGGGGACGCCGGTGCGCTCCCGTTCGTGGACGCGCTGCCCGACGGGGCGGACACCGTGCTCGGCGAGGACGGCGCCGGTCTCTCCGCCGGCCAGCGACAGCGGCTCGCGCTGGCCAGGGCGTTCCTGGCGGACCGGCCCGTGCTGCTCCTCGACGAGCCGACGGCCGCGCTGGACGGAGCGACCGAGGCCGAGGTCGTGGAGGCGGTACGGCGGCTGGCCGTGGGACGCACGGTGCTGCTGGTCGTGCATCGCCCGGCGCTGCTGAGAGTGGCGGACCGGGTAGTGCGGCTGGAGGAGCCCACCGTGCCCGCCGTCGTCGAGGAACGGGTCTCCGCGGCTCCGCGGGCCGAGCAGCCGGCCGTGGTGTCCGACCTCGCACAGGGCGAAGCCGCGGCAGGCGAGCCGACCGCCACGTCCGGCAGTGTCCTCGCCCGGGTCCGTGCCATGTCCGGCCCCCGCCGCAGCCGTCTCGCCCTCGCCCTGCTGCTCGGCGCCCTGGCCCTCGGCAGCGCCGTCGGCCTGATGGCCACCTCCGGATGGCTGATCTCCCGGGCCTCCCAGCAGCCGCCCGTGCTGTACCTGATGGTCGCCGTGACGGCGACGCGGGCCTTCGGCATCGGGCGGGCCGTCTTCCGCTACGCCGAGCGGCTGGTGTCGCACGACGCGGTGCTGCGCATGCTGGCCGACACCAGGGTCGCCGTCTACCGGCGGCTGGAGCGGCTGGCTCCCGCGGGGCTGCGGCGCACCCGCCGCGGTGACCTGCTCTCGCGGCTCGTCGCCGACGTCGACGCCTTGCAGGACTACTGGCTGCGCTGGCTGCTGCCCGCCGGTGCCGCCGTGATCGTGTCGGCCGGCTCGGTCGGCTTCACGGCGTGGCTGCTGCCCGAGGCCGGTGCGGCGCTCGCCGTCGGCCTGGTGGCGGCCGGTGTCGGCGTCCCGCTGGTCACCGGCGCCGTGGCCCGCCGGGCCGAGCGCCGGCTCGCACCGGCCCGGGGGGAGCTGGCGACGCGCGTGACCGACCTGCTCACCGGCACCGCGGAGCTGACCGTCGCCGGCGCCCTGCCCGCCCGTACCGCCGAGGCGCGACGGGCTGATGGTGTCCTCACCCGGATCGCCTCGCGGGCCGCGACCGCCACCGCGCTCGGCGACGGACTGACCGCGCTGATCTCGGGTCTGACGGTCGCCGCAACCGCCCTCGCGGGCGCCCAGGGCGTCGCGGACGGCAGGCTGAGCGGCGTGGCGATGGCGGTCGTGGTCCTCACGCCGCTGGCCGCCTTCGAGGCCGTCCTGGGGCTGCCGCTGGCCGTGCAGTACCGGCAGCGGGTGCGTCGCAGCGCGGAGCGCGTGTACGAGGTGCTGGACGCGCCCGAGCCGGTACGGGAGCCGGAACTGCCCCGGCAGGCGCCCGCCACCCCGTTCCCCCTGGCCGTCAGGGGCCTGACGGCCCGGCACGCGGGGCAGGACCGGGACGCGCTCGCCGGAGTCGACCTCACCCTCGACCAGGGCCGCCGGATCGCCGTGGTCGGCCCCTCCGGCTCCGGCAAGACGACGCTCGCGCAGGTGCTGCTGAGGTTCCTCGACGCGGGCACGGGGTCGTACACGCTGGCCGGCGTGGACGCGTACGCGCTCGACGGCGACGACGTACGACGGCTGGTGGGGCTGTGCGCGCAGGACGCGCACCTCTTCGACAGCTCGGTGCGCGAGAACCTGCTGCTGGCGAAGAAGGACGCCACCGACGGCGAACTGCGTGACGCGCTGCGGCGGGCGCGGCTGCTCACCTGGGCGGACAGCCTGCCCGACGGTCTCGACACGCTCGTGGGCGAGCACGGTGCGCGGCTGTCCGGTGGGCAGCGGCAGCGACTGGCACTGGCCCGGGCGCTGCTCGCCGACTTCCCGGTGCTGGTGCTCGACGAGCCGGCCGAGCACCTCGACCTGGCGACGGCGGACGCGCTCACCGCCGATCTGCTGGCCGCCACCGAGGGCCGTACGACGTTGCTCATCACCCACCGCCTGGCCGGACTGGAAGCGGTCGACGAGGTCGTCGTCCTGGACGCGGGCCGTGTGGTGCAGCGCGGGGCGTACGCGGAGCTGGCCGCCGTGGCGGGGCCGTTGCGGGACATGGTGCGCCGGGAGGCCGAGACGGAGTCGCTGGTGGGGACGCCGTAG
- the cydB gene encoding cytochrome d ubiquinol oxidase subunit II — MQLHDVWFVLIAVLWTGYFFLEGFDFGVGILTKLLARDRAEKRVLINTIGPVWDGNEVWLLTAGGATFAAFPEWYATLFSGFYLPLLIILVCLIVRGVAFEYRAKRPEENWQRNWETAIFWSSLIPAFLWGVAFGNIVRGVKIDKNFEYVGGFWDLLNPYALLGGVVTLTLFTFHGAVFTVLKTVGNIRERARKLALQVGLVTAVSALVFLLWTQVDSGDGKSLVALIVAVAALVGALAANQAGREGWSFALSGVTIVAAVAMLFLSLFPNVMPSSLNGDWSLTVTNASSSPYTLKIMTWCAAVATPIVLLYQGWTYWVFRKRIGTQHIAEAAH, encoded by the coding sequence ATGCAACTTCACGACGTCTGGTTCGTCCTCATCGCCGTCCTGTGGACCGGCTACTTCTTCCTGGAGGGCTTCGACTTCGGAGTCGGCATCCTCACCAAGCTGCTCGCCCGTGACCGCGCCGAGAAGCGCGTGCTGATCAACACGATCGGCCCGGTCTGGGACGGCAACGAGGTGTGGCTGCTGACCGCGGGCGGCGCGACCTTCGCCGCCTTCCCCGAGTGGTACGCCACGCTCTTCTCGGGCTTCTACCTGCCGTTGCTGATCATCCTGGTCTGCCTGATCGTCCGGGGTGTCGCCTTCGAGTACCGCGCGAAGCGGCCCGAGGAGAACTGGCAGCGCAACTGGGAGACCGCGATCTTCTGGTCCTCGCTGATCCCCGCCTTCCTGTGGGGTGTGGCCTTCGGCAACATCGTGCGAGGCGTGAAGATCGACAAGAACTTCGAGTACGTCGGCGGCTTCTGGGACCTGCTCAACCCGTACGCCCTGCTCGGCGGCGTCGTCACCCTGACGCTGTTCACCTTCCACGGGGCGGTGTTCACGGTGCTCAAGACGGTCGGGAACATCAGGGAGCGGGCGCGGAAGCTGGCCCTGCAGGTCGGTCTCGTCACCGCCGTTTCGGCGCTGGTCTTCCTGCTGTGGACGCAGGTCGACAGCGGTGACGGCAAGAGCCTGGTCGCGCTGATCGTGGCGGTGGCCGCCCTGGTCGGGGCGCTCGCGGCGAACCAGGCCGGGCGCGAGGGATGGTCGTTCGCACTGTCCGGGGTCACGATCGTGGCCGCGGTGGCGATGCTCTTCCTGTCGCTCTTCCCGAACGTCATGCCGTCGTCCCTGAACGGGGACTGGAGCCTGACGGTCACCAACGCCTCGTCGAGCCCCTACACCCTGAAGATCATGACCTGGTGTGCGGCGGTCGCCACGCCGATCGTGCTGCTCTACCAGGGCTGGACCTACTGGGTGTTCCGCAAGCGGATCGGCACGCAGCACATCGCAGAGGCCGCGCACTGA
- a CDS encoding cytochrome ubiquinol oxidase subunit I, protein MDLALAPETLARWQFGITTVYHFLFVPLTISLAALTAGLQTAWVRTDKEKYLRATKFWGKLFLINIAMGVVTGIVQEFQFGMNWSDYSRFVGDIFGAPLAFEALIAFFFESTFIGLWIFGWDKLPKKIHLACIWMVSIGTILSAYFILAANSWMQHPVGYRINKAKGRAELTDFWAVLTQNTALSQVFHTLSAAFLTGGAFMVGIAAWHLFRKRHVSVMKTSLRLGLVTVVIAGLLTAISGDTLGKVMFKQQPMKMAAAEALWDGEDSAPFSIFAVGDVDKGHNKVAVEIPGLLSYLANGDFGSHVPGINDVNKSEQQKYGPGDYRPVIPVTYWGFRWMIGFGMASFAIGVAGLWLTRKKFMLPQHLRVGEDEVPHLVLFKNKALSPKLGKLYWLLAIWTLGFPLIANSWGWIFTEMGRQPWVVFGVLQTRSAVSPGVGQGEVLTSMIVLTLLYAALAVVEVKLLAKYVKAGPPELTEVDLNPPTKIGGDSRDADKPMAFSY, encoded by the coding sequence GTGGATTTGGCTCTGGCGCCGGAGACACTGGCGCGATGGCAGTTCGGCATCACCACCGTCTACCACTTCCTGTTCGTCCCGCTGACGATCTCGCTGGCCGCCCTCACGGCCGGCCTGCAGACCGCGTGGGTACGCACAGACAAGGAGAAGTACCTCAGGGCGACGAAGTTCTGGGGCAAGCTCTTCCTGATCAACATCGCGATGGGTGTGGTCACCGGCATCGTGCAGGAGTTCCAGTTCGGCATGAACTGGTCCGACTACTCGCGGTTCGTCGGTGACATCTTCGGTGCCCCTCTCGCCTTCGAGGCGCTGATCGCCTTCTTCTTCGAGTCGACCTTCATCGGTCTGTGGATCTTCGGCTGGGACAAGCTGCCGAAGAAGATCCATCTGGCCTGTATCTGGATGGTCTCGATCGGCACGATCCTGTCGGCGTACTTCATCCTCGCGGCCAACTCCTGGATGCAGCACCCGGTCGGCTACCGGATCAACAAGGCCAAGGGACGGGCGGAGCTCACCGACTTCTGGGCCGTGCTGACCCAGAACACCGCGCTCAGCCAGGTCTTTCACACGCTGTCCGCGGCGTTCCTGACCGGCGGCGCGTTCATGGTCGGCATCGCCGCGTGGCACCTGTTCCGCAAGAGGCACGTCTCCGTGATGAAGACCTCACTGCGGCTGGGCCTGGTCACGGTCGTCATCGCGGGCCTGCTCACCGCGATCAGCGGTGACACCCTCGGCAAGGTCATGTTCAAGCAGCAGCCGATGAAGATGGCCGCGGCGGAGGCGCTCTGGGACGGTGAGGACTCCGCGCCGTTCTCGATCTTCGCGGTCGGTGACGTCGACAAGGGTCACAACAAGGTGGCCGTAGAGATTCCGGGCCTGCTGTCCTACCTCGCCAACGGTGACTTCGGCTCCCACGTGCCCGGCATCAACGACGTCAACAAGTCCGAGCAGCAGAAGTACGGGCCGGGCGACTACCGCCCCGTCATCCCTGTCACCTACTGGGGCTTCCGCTGGATGATCGGCTTCGGTATGGCGTCCTTCGCCATCGGTGTGGCCGGCCTGTGGCTGACCCGCAAGAAGTTCATGCTGCCGCAGCACCTGAGGGTCGGTGAGGACGAGGTTCCGCACCTGGTCCTGTTCAAGAACAAGGCTCTCAGCCCCAAGCTCGGCAAGCTGTACTGGCTGCTGGCCATCTGGACGCTCGGCTTCCCGCTGATCGCCAACTCCTGGGGCTGGATCTTCACCGAGATGGGCCGGCAGCCGTGGGTCGTCTTCGGTGTCCTGCAGACCCGCAGCGCGGTCTCGCCCGGCGTCGGCCAGGGCGAGGTCCTCACCTCCATGATCGTCCTCACCCTCCTGTACGCCGCTCTCGCCGTCGTCGAGGTCAAGCTGCTCGCCAAGTACGTCAAGGCCGGGCCGCCCGAACTCACCGAGGTCGACCTCAACCCGCCCACGAAGATCGGCGGCGACTCCCGTGACGCCGACAAGCCGATGGCCTTCTCGTACTAG
- the hisC gene encoding histidinol-phosphate transaminase, whose amino-acid sequence MSETSPKLRAELEGIPTYKPGKPAAAGGPVAYKLSSNENPYPPLPGVMETVTAAVSTFNRYPDMACTGLMNELSDRFGVPLSHLATGTGSVGVAQQLIQATSGPGDEVIYAWRSFEAYPIITQISGARSVQVPLTAGDVHDLDAMADAITDRTRLVFVCNPNNPTGTVVRRAELERFLDRVPGDVLVVLDEAYREFIRDPEVPDGVELYRNRPNVCVLRTFSKAYGLAGLRVGFAIAHEPVAAALRKTAVPFGVSQLAQEAAIASLRAEDELLGRVGSLVCERTRVADGLRAQGWTVPESQANFVWLRLGEHTVAFAQACEQHGVVVRPFPGEGVRVTVGETEANDIFLKVAENFRKEL is encoded by the coding sequence GTGAGCGAGACGAGCCCCAAGCTGCGAGCCGAGCTGGAGGGGATCCCCACCTACAAGCCGGGCAAGCCCGCCGCGGCCGGTGGGCCGGTGGCCTACAAGCTGTCCTCCAACGAGAACCCCTATCCGCCGCTGCCGGGAGTGATGGAGACGGTGACGGCCGCCGTCTCGACCTTCAACCGCTACCCCGACATGGCCTGCACGGGCCTGATGAACGAGCTCTCCGACCGCTTCGGCGTCCCGCTCTCCCACCTGGCCACGGGCACCGGTTCCGTCGGCGTGGCCCAGCAGCTGATCCAGGCGACCTCAGGCCCGGGCGACGAGGTCATCTACGCCTGGCGGTCCTTCGAGGCGTACCCGATCATCACGCAGATCAGCGGGGCGCGGTCCGTGCAGGTGCCGCTGACGGCCGGCGACGTGCACGACCTGGACGCCATGGCGGACGCCATCACCGACCGCACGCGTCTCGTCTTCGTCTGCAACCCCAACAACCCGACGGGCACGGTCGTACGCCGGGCCGAGCTGGAACGGTTCCTCGACCGGGTGCCGGGCGATGTGCTGGTGGTCCTGGACGAGGCGTACCGCGAGTTCATCCGTGACCCCGAGGTGCCGGACGGCGTGGAGCTGTACCGGAACCGGCCGAACGTGTGCGTGCTGCGCACCTTCTCCAAGGCGTACGGACTCGCGGGACTGCGCGTCGGCTTCGCGATCGCCCACGAGCCGGTGGCGGCGGCGCTGCGCAAGACCGCCGTGCCCTTCGGGGTCAGCCAGCTCGCGCAGGAGGCGGCGATCGCCTCGCTGCGCGCCGAGGACGAACTGCTCGGCCGCGTCGGCTCGCTGGTGTGCGAGCGCACGCGGGTGGCCGACGGGCTGCGGGCCCAGGGCTGGACGGTGCCCGAGTCCCAGGCCAACTTCGTATGGCTGCGGCTGGGGGAGCACACGGTCGCGTTCGCGCAGGCCTGTGAGCAGCACGGTGTGGTGGTCCGGCCGTTCCCCGGCGAGGGTGTGCGGGTGACGGTCGGGGAGACCGAGGCGAACGACATCTTCCTGAAGGTGGCGGAAAACTTCCGCAAGGAGCTGTAG
- a CDS encoding LacI family DNA-binding transcriptional regulator yields MTAAGKHQVSRAETSRRGSRPGRAGIRDVAAAAGVSITTVSDALNGKGRLPDATRRHVREVADRLGYRPSAAARTLRTGKSGLIGLTVTTYGDEPFTFTEFAYFAEMARAATSAALARGYALVILPATSRHDVWSNVALDGTVVIDPSDQDPVVSELVRQGLPVVSDGRPAGSLPVTAWVDNDHEAAVLGILDHLADAGARRIGLLTGTSTDTYTHLSTTAYLRWCERVGQDPVYEAYPAHDPCAGAVAADRLLARPDRPDAVYGLFDPNGTDLLAAARRYGLRVPDDLLLVCCSESGVYANTDPPITTLSLKPRRIGTAVVQLLIDAIEGVESDQPVEQVIPTELIVRTSSQRRAPRTTVSPPRSPEEE; encoded by the coding sequence ATGACAGCAGCAGGGAAGCACCAGGTGAGTCGCGCGGAAACCTCACGTCGAGGCAGCCGGCCGGGCCGGGCGGGCATCAGAGACGTCGCCGCCGCCGCCGGAGTCTCCATCACGACCGTCTCCGATGCCCTGAACGGCAAGGGCAGGCTCCCGGACGCCACCCGACGCCATGTCCGCGAGGTCGCCGACAGACTGGGGTACCGCCCCTCGGCCGCGGCCCGCACGCTCCGTACCGGCAAGTCGGGCCTCATCGGCCTTACCGTGACGACGTACGGGGATGAACCTTTCACCTTCACCGAGTTCGCGTACTTCGCCGAGATGGCGCGGGCCGCCACCTCCGCCGCGCTCGCCCGCGGCTACGCGCTGGTGATCCTCCCGGCGACCTCGCGCCACGACGTGTGGTCGAACGTCGCCCTCGACGGCACGGTCGTCATCGACCCCTCCGACCAGGACCCGGTGGTCAGCGAACTGGTCCGGCAGGGTTTACCGGTGGTCTCCGACGGCCGCCCGGCCGGCTCCCTGCCGGTCACCGCGTGGGTCGACAACGACCACGAGGCCGCCGTACTCGGCATCCTCGACCACCTGGCCGACGCCGGCGCCCGCCGCATCGGCCTGCTGACCGGGACGTCGACGGACACGTACACCCACCTGTCGACCACGGCGTACCTGCGCTGGTGCGAGCGCGTCGGCCAGGACCCGGTGTACGAGGCCTACCCGGCGCACGACCCGTGCGCGGGGGCCGTCGCCGCCGACCGGCTGCTGGCCCGCCCGGACCGCCCGGACGCCGTCTACGGCCTGTTCGACCCCAACGGCACCGATCTGCTCGCCGCCGCCCGTCGTTACGGCCTGCGCGTACCGGACGACCTGCTTCTGGTCTGCTGCAGCGAATCCGGGGTGTACGCCAACACCGACCCGCCCATCACCACACTCTCACTGAAGCCGCGCCGGATCGGCACGGCGGTGGTGCAGCTGCTCATCGACGCGATCGAGGGGGTCGAATCGGACCAACCGGTCGAGCAGGTGATACCGACGGAACTGATCGTGCGCACCTCGTCGCAACGACGTGCTCCGCGTACGACGGTGAGCCCGCCGCGTTCGCCCGAAGAGGAGTGA